One window of Gloeothece citriformis PCC 7424 genomic DNA carries:
- a CDS encoding Uma2 family endonuclease, which produces MIRTEQVRWTVTDVDLFPEDGKRYEIIDGELLVTRAAHWKHQEVSGNVYSLLQAWSRQTKLGRAAIAPGIIFSTTDSVIPDVVWASNQRLEECLDESGHLTDAPELVVEGLSKSNKDRQRDYQLKLKLYSSQGVQEYWILERQKQEIKVYRRDRGILKLAVTLFRGDTLTSDLLPGFSCLVEEFFS; this is translated from the coding sequence ATGATAAGAACTGAACAAGTTCGCTGGACTGTTACTGATGTAGATCTGTTTCCGGAAGACGGAAAACGCTATGAAATTATTGATGGAGAGTTGTTGGTGACAAGGGCAGCCCATTGGAAACATCAAGAAGTTTCGGGTAATGTTTACAGTCTATTACAAGCTTGGTCACGTCAAACAAAGTTAGGTAGAGCGGCCATTGCACCAGGAATTATTTTTTCCACAACCGATAGTGTTATTCCTGATGTAGTTTGGGCAAGTAATCAACGTTTAGAGGAGTGTTTGGACGAGTCTGGCCATTTAACTGATGCACCAGAGTTAGTGGTGGAGGGACTTTCAAAAAGTAATAAAGATCGTCAGCGAGACTATCAATTAAAACTTAAACTTTATTCTAGTCAAGGGGTGCAAGAATATTGGATTTTAGAGCGTCAAAAACAAGAAATTAAAGTTTATCGACGCGATCGTGGGATTTTGAAGCTAGCAGTCACTTTATTTAGAGGAGATACCCTCACAAGTGATCTTTTACCTGGGTTTAGTTGTTTGGTAGAAGAGTTTTTTAGTTAA
- the dnaG gene encoding DNA primase: MGYSQLDPQTLEEIKQRVDIYDVISEYVVLHKRGKSLVGLCPFHNEKSPSFNVSADKQLYHCFGCGAGGNAITFLMELRKQSFYEVALDLARRYQIPLKTLNPEEHQKLQRQLSLKEQLYEIVAVAVSFYQHALRQPEGEHALNYLKQKRHLNDEIITQFQLGYAPAGWETLYRYLVEQKRYPVALVEQAGLIKPRKSASGHYDTFRDRIMIPIHDSQGRAIAFGSRTLGTDEPKYLNSPETPLFDKGKTLFALDKATKRITEEDRVIVVEGYFDAIALHSVGITNGVASLGTAFSGVQLKQLLRYTDSKQIIFNFDSDPAGIKATERAINEISSLVYSGQIQLRILNLPDGKDADEFLNSSAGAAEKFRHLIETAPLWFEWQIEQLLSKHNLKEADHFQIVVQTMVKLLSQLENIPQRIYYIHYCADLLSQGDKGRIRIYEDSLSKQLKKSNFRIVKDSKKTTQSNDVISEEKNRLEYEEALLLKIYLHCPHHRAEIQAQIEEKEIVFSVSYHRFLWQQILTLEDDFLSNPEPDNLSNRLLSLLQDKLLSFPEQAEKVRYLFYLDEIGEKDIAFASTNLEKVFLSLEFVKYTNYKRYCIEQLDKATAFKDQLFWSQELSEVSQKLQELMYHSE, translated from the coding sequence ATGGGTTATTCTCAACTCGATCCCCAAACTCTTGAAGAAATAAAACAACGGGTTGACATCTATGATGTCATTTCAGAATATGTCGTACTCCATAAACGAGGGAAAAGTTTAGTCGGGTTATGTCCCTTTCATAATGAAAAAAGCCCTAGTTTTAACGTGAGTGCTGATAAACAACTTTATCATTGTTTTGGCTGCGGAGCAGGAGGCAATGCTATCACTTTTTTAATGGAGTTAAGAAAACAGTCTTTTTATGAAGTTGCCCTTGATCTAGCACGACGTTATCAAATTCCTCTCAAAACCCTCAACCCCGAAGAACACCAAAAACTACAGCGCCAACTTTCTCTGAAAGAACAACTCTATGAAATTGTAGCCGTAGCAGTTAGTTTCTATCAACACGCCTTACGACAACCTGAAGGAGAACACGCCCTTAATTATTTAAAACAAAAACGACATTTAAACGACGAAATTATCACCCAATTTCAGTTAGGATATGCCCCCGCCGGATGGGAAACTCTCTACCGTTATTTAGTTGAACAAAAACGTTATCCTGTTGCTTTAGTTGAACAAGCTGGGTTAATTAAACCCCGCAAGTCTGCCAGTGGCCATTATGACACTTTCCGCGATCGCATTATGATCCCCATCCATGACTCTCAAGGAAGGGCGATCGCTTTTGGGAGTCGTACCCTCGGAACGGATGAACCCAAATATCTCAATTCCCCTGAAACACCCCTTTTTGATAAGGGTAAAACCCTCTTTGCTTTAGATAAAGCCACTAAACGTATTACTGAAGAAGATCGAGTGATCGTTGTTGAGGGGTATTTTGATGCGATCGCCCTTCATTCTGTCGGGATCACCAATGGGGTTGCTTCCTTGGGAACGGCGTTTTCTGGAGTCCAACTTAAACAACTTTTGCGATATACAGACTCAAAACAAATTATCTTTAATTTTGATAGCGATCCAGCAGGAATTAAAGCAACTGAACGGGCGATCAATGAGATTTCCTCTTTAGTTTATTCAGGACAAATTCAATTAAGAATTCTCAACCTTCCTGATGGTAAAGATGCCGATGAATTTCTCAATTCAAGTGCGGGTGCAGCCGAAAAATTTCGTCATTTAATAGAAACTGCTCCTTTATGGTTTGAGTGGCAAATTGAACAACTTTTATCTAAACATAATCTTAAAGAGGCGGATCACTTTCAAATTGTTGTGCAAACAATGGTTAAATTACTGAGTCAGTTAGAAAATATTCCTCAGCGTATTTATTATATTCACTACTGTGCCGATCTTCTCAGTCAAGGAGATAAAGGACGAATTCGGATTTATGAGGATAGTTTATCTAAACAGTTAAAAAAATCCAATTTTCGCATTGTTAAAGACTCTAAAAAAACGACTCAAAGTAATGACGTTATTAGCGAGGAAAAAAATCGATTAGAATATGAAGAGGCACTTTTATTAAAAATTTATCTTCATTGTCCTCATCATCGAGCAGAAATTCAAGCCCAAATAGAAGAAAAAGAAATAGTTTTTTCTGTATCTTATCATCGCTTTCTTTGGCAGCAAATTTTAACCCTTGAAGACGATTTTTTATCCAATCCAGAGCCAGATAATTTATCAAATCGTTTATTATCCCTTTTGCAAGATAAACTTTTATCTTTTCCTGAACAAGCGGAAAAAGTTAGATATTTATTTTATTTAGATGAAATAGGAGAGAAAGATATTGCTTTTGCTTCTACTAATCTTGAAAAAGTGTTCTTGTCTTTAGAATTTGTGAAATATACTAATTATAAACGTTATTGTATCGAACAGTTAGACAAAGCGACTGCTTTTAAGGATCAACTGTTTTGGAGTCAAGAGTTAAGCGAAGTTTCTCAAAAACTTCAAGAATTAATGTATCATTCTGAATAG
- a CDS encoding thioredoxin family protein, with amino-acid sequence MNTQKELIDLISIVSNSDLPILLYVYTTYCGPSRLMNSILEKIRNQMEQELKIIKIDSEDYPDFSNQYKIHALPILLLFKNGQLVARLETESTEKLMSENRLIERLKSLV; translated from the coding sequence ATGAACACTCAAAAAGAATTAATTGATTTAATCTCTATAGTCTCTAATTCTGATTTGCCCATTTTATTGTATGTTTATACAACTTATTGCGGGCCTTCTCGTTTGATGAATTCAATTCTGGAAAAAATCAGGAATCAGATGGAGCAAGAGTTAAAGATTATTAAAATTGATAGTGAAGACTATCCAGATTTTTCCAATCAATATAAAATTCATGCTTTACCCATTTTGTTATTATTCAAAAATGGTCAACTCGTCGCCCGACTTGAAACCGAGTCAACTGAGAAATTAATGTCAGAAAACCGTCTAATTGAACGGTTAAAAAGTTTAGTGTAA
- a CDS encoding GUN4 domain-containing protein, with amino-acid sequence MSKRHWLTIAEYLLIASSLGGVVVTAITKQILFSVSPLTLALFLNVVNRQRQFKQLDKLPENVKLISFYNDFVSITNDYRAYKLLIQESMSYTVQKEEIIQIIQQRLSELENSLHHLSHLAGNIQGMQQSLGELLKDKNVKEQRLSELETSLHHLSHLAGNIQDMQQSLGELLKDKNVKEQRLSEVETSLDHLSHLIENIQGIQKSLGELLNFVESLNQPSFNSKTYKKTVNSSSPELQNLLNYLQSLFNITIDSDYSQLIILLASHQWEKADQETAKKMIEIMERQDKDDLRTRDIKRFSVNQLQIIDQLWIYFSQGKFGFSVQKDIWTELGGETGKFRNSIYDNWAKKVGWRVNDSWKKYDELDFSLNAPTGHLPAVTLAWSSWGAAWCGDETVKLFSKLNYNSSTKTNEYKNSENPIKQMEQDIITLGENLESLFKKN; translated from the coding sequence ATGTCTAAGCGCCATTGGTTAACTATTGCTGAATATCTCTTGATAGCTTCCTCTTTAGGAGGAGTAGTTGTTACTGCTATCACTAAACAGATCCTTTTTTCAGTAAGTCCTTTAACTTTAGCACTCTTTTTAAATGTAGTTAATCGGCAAAGGCAATTTAAGCAACTTGATAAACTTCCAGAAAATGTTAAGCTTATTAGCTTTTATAATGACTTTGTTTCTATCACTAATGATTATCGGGCTTATAAATTATTAATTCAAGAATCAATGTCTTATACAGTTCAAAAAGAGGAAATTATTCAAATAATACAGCAACGCTTATCAGAGCTAGAAAATTCTCTCCATCACTTATCTCATTTAGCTGGTAATATCCAAGGTATGCAGCAATCTCTAGGAGAATTGTTGAAGGATAAAAACGTTAAGGAGCAACGGTTATCAGAGCTAGAAACTTCTCTGCATCACTTATCTCATTTAGCTGGTAATATCCAAGATATGCAGCAGTCTCTAGGAGAATTGTTGAAGGATAAAAACGTTAAGGAGCAACGGTTATCAGAGGTAGAAACTTCCCTTGATCACTTATCTCACTTAATCGAAAATATCCAAGGTATTCAAAAGTCTCTAGGAGAATTGTTGAACTTTGTAGAATCCCTTAATCAACCCAGTTTTAACTCAAAAACCTATAAGAAAACTGTTAACTCATCTAGTCCAGAGTTGCAAAATTTACTAAACTATTTACAAAGTTTATTCAATATTACAATCGACTCTGATTATAGTCAATTAATTATCTTATTGGCTTCTCACCAATGGGAAAAAGCTGATCAAGAAACCGCAAAGAAAATGATAGAAATTATGGAAAGACAAGACAAAGATGATTTGAGAACTAGAGATATTAAAAGATTTTCTGTTAATCAATTACAGATTATTGACCAATTATGGATATATTTTAGTCAGGGAAAATTTGGGTTTTCTGTGCAAAAAGATATATGGACAGAACTAGGAGGAGAAACAGGAAAATTCCGAAATAGTATTTATGATAACTGGGCTAAAAAAGTCGGATGGCGAGTTAATGATTCTTGGAAAAAATATGATGAATTAGATTTTAGTCTTAATGCGCCTACTGGCCATCTTCCTGCAGTTACATTAGCATGGTCAAGTTGGGGGGCGGCCTGGTGTGGAGATGAAACAGTTAAACTCTTTTCTAAACTTAACTATAATTCATCAACTAAAACTAATGAATATAAAAACTCCGAAAATCCTATCAAACAAATGGAGCAAGATATTATAACCCTAGGAGAAAACCTTGAAAGTTTATTTAAAAAAAACTAA
- a CDS encoding response regulator: protein MSIENKNLKILLIEDNFDEAELIREMINLVVDASINLTHESYLKDGLKCLDNNQYDIILLDLRLPDNDDLSSINKIKNKNATVPIIVLSSIQDKDIAVEAVRKGAQDYLYKGQFDSELLGRAIRYAIERQRIQEQLKKQIEREQLIGRMTESIRKSLELREILETTVHEVRQFLKADRVIIYGCQDKSSPRTVTESVAPKQKNNTSVLADFESLYQSYLCNLELQEEQEQNLEGAVVSLTNSILTVPIWQNYPEKKARLWGQLLAQDCSGCRQWQPWEIEFLIQLSNSVAIAIQQSELYLTVQRQAMLDGLTGIANRRQFDRILEQEWQRLAHQQEEKGVYYPISLIMCDVDFFKNYNTVYGHLGGDDCLKQVAQVIQQSSQRASDLAARYGGEEFAVILSGTDAKGALKVAKNIRSTLHQLKIPHQDSLVSQYVTLSMGIATKIPSFDTNPIELINLADQALQQAKTQGRDRIIQSLI, encoded by the coding sequence GTGTCTATTGAAAACAAAAACTTAAAAATTCTTTTAATAGAAGATAACTTTGACGAAGCGGAGTTAATAAGAGAAATGATTAACCTAGTGGTTGATGCTTCTATTAATTTAACTCACGAAAGCTATTTAAAAGATGGTTTAAAATGCCTTGATAATAATCAATACGATATTATTTTATTAGATCTCCGATTGCCAGATAATGATGATCTGAGTTCCATCAATAAAATTAAGAATAAAAACGCAACCGTTCCCATTATTGTATTGAGCAGTATTCAAGATAAAGATATTGCTGTAGAAGCAGTTCGGAAAGGGGCACAAGATTATCTGTACAAAGGACAATTTGATAGTGAATTACTCGGTCGAGCAATTCGATATGCTATTGAACGTCAACGGATTCAAGAACAATTAAAAAAACAAATCGAACGAGAACAATTGATCGGACGGATGACTGAAAGTATTCGTAAATCTCTAGAATTAAGGGAGATTTTAGAAACTACTGTTCATGAAGTACGTCAATTTCTCAAGGCCGATAGAGTTATTATTTATGGGTGTCAAGATAAGTCATCACCCAGAACGGTTACAGAATCAGTTGCCCCAAAACAGAAAAATAACACCTCTGTTTTAGCCGATTTTGAAAGCCTATATCAGTCTTATTTATGTAATTTGGAGTTACAAGAAGAACAAGAGCAAAATTTAGAAGGTGCTGTCGTATCTTTAACTAACTCAATTTTAACAGTTCCTATTTGGCAAAATTATCCTGAAAAAAAAGCTCGTTTATGGGGACAATTACTTGCTCAAGATTGTAGCGGATGCAGACAATGGCAACCTTGGGAAATTGAGTTTTTAATTCAATTGAGTAACTCTGTAGCGATCGCTATTCAACAATCTGAACTTTATTTAACGGTACAACGTCAAGCCATGTTAGATGGATTAACCGGTATTGCTAACCGTCGTCAATTTGATCGAATTTTAGAGCAAGAATGGCAACGTTTAGCCCATCAACAAGAGGAAAAAGGAGTTTACTATCCGATTTCTTTAATTATGTGTGATGTGGACTTTTTTAAAAATTACAACACCGTTTACGGGCATTTAGGCGGAGATGATTGTCTTAAACAAGTGGCGCAGGTGATTCAACAGTCGAGTCAAAGGGCATCTGATTTAGCCGCCCGTTATGGGGGTGAAGAATTTGCTGTAATCTTGTCGGGAACGGATGCTAAAGGGGCTTTAAAAGTGGCTAAAAATATCCGTTCCACCCTTCATCAGTTAAAGATTCCTCATCAAGATTCTCTTGTTAGTCAATACGTCACTTTAAGTATGGGAATTGCCACTAAAATCCCCTCTTTTGATACTAATCCCATAGAGTTAATTAATCTAGCGGATCAAGCCTTGCAGCAAGCTAAAACCCAAGGACGCGATCGCATTATTCAAAGTCTAATTTAA
- a CDS encoding PAS domain S-box protein, with translation MNTPIKAVLLSQDEKNYSIVKNLFTTIDNNRFELEWIVLEQTQIRQVISQNYQVYLIDAHLWINPSQEQAQNLATLQKYLSPLINQISPTPIILLTDNSFLGKATLELGIEDYWDKNELTPSIIERSLRLTLKNTQQNGHQERVLEENKLKQKIRQLEEYKNKYEAGIEAREEIFYEWNSQTNQIFWRGNLEENLGYCAKEIINHLDWWNDLIHPEDQLKFAVAIEQMSETREPIKRNYRIRRKDGKYILLEDLGKFFRDSQGKWVRMAGFIKDITESNQVKERLKKQEQSFKNLGENIPDAVIRLDQNNRYLYVNSTVEKITRLPSEKILGKTFKEIGLPDSVVNLWTQTHQEVFESGEKRIIEYEYPSVEGKTYWQNQIVPEFNQKGKIESLLIIGRNLTEGKQIEEALRTNEEQLRLLMDSLPVCIAYTDAEQRYQFINKNYERWFGHKKEEIFGKTLQEVLGQQAYQVVRDNVERALRGELVTYETTVPYQDGGSRHVLGNLIPDLGENSQIKGYYALITDISERKRIEEKLRYRLLLETAITLVSKELATYEQVDFKRILQILGVAVKANRVYLLRFYKNGTQASMIHEWCAHHIHPKLKQFQQINVSKSSWWLTQLQHQKKVFYTNIDDLLAETEESLTSKGVNSGVGIPIYHKFGKLWGQIGFDSIGQTLKISPEEDSQLLQVVGDLIYRYYERIMAQEKLQASESLYSSIFNHSADAIFLVKVLPEGEFIYETVNPAYEQATGFFLEQIIKKKPRDIFPLSIATQTEQWYRTCVKLKETLFYEETLELPVGTRIWRTHLVPIANSQGEIVTIQGSSRDITEVRQAIDEQIRSAKFQHLLASLTIKIRQLFQIEEILETAVKEIQTTLSADRVLFLKLNSQGSGKVVYESVVDGFPSLLNRVYEDDCFVHYYQTQYDFGEIKVCSNINEENFQDCYRELLQQAQIQSYLNFPIMIYQDSQDSKSEILWGILSVQQCRNYRQWTTDEIDILKQITTQLSIALKQAQLRKQEMEQRQELARSNQDLEQFAYIVSHDLQEPLGIISSYGQLLHRHCQKQLDPKAETYIDRMLNSVKRMRQQIEDLLQYSRIGTRKQTLQLIDSHSVLRQAIANLEIPIKKHNAQIEINSSLPNLRVDPSQLRQLWQNLISNAIKYHQNIPPVIKINCQRQKDEWLFSIQDNGIGINPRYYERIFQVFQRLHTQEDYPGTGIGLAICQRIVHRHGGRIWVESELGQGSTFYFTIADNKD, from the coding sequence ATGAATACTCCTATTAAAGCTGTCTTATTAAGCCAAGATGAGAAGAATTATAGTATAGTGAAAAATTTATTTACCACTATAGACAATAATCGCTTTGAATTAGAGTGGATAGTTTTAGAACAAACTCAGATCAGACAAGTCATTTCTCAAAACTATCAAGTTTATTTGATTGACGCTCATCTATGGATAAACCCTAGCCAAGAACAAGCTCAAAATTTAGCTACTCTCCAAAAATACTTATCTCCTCTAATTAATCAAATTAGTCCAACTCCGATCATTTTACTAACGGATAATTCTTTCTTAGGAAAGGCCACCCTTGAACTAGGAATAGAAGATTATTGGGATAAAAATGAATTAACTCCATCAATCATTGAGCGATCGCTACGTTTAACCCTTAAGAATACACAGCAAAATGGTCATCAAGAGAGAGTTTTAGAAGAAAACAAATTAAAGCAAAAAATTAGACAATTAGAGGAATATAAAAATAAGTATGAAGCAGGGATTGAAGCGAGGGAAGAAATTTTTTATGAATGGAACTCTCAAACTAATCAAATATTTTGGCGAGGAAATCTCGAAGAAAATTTAGGCTATTGTGCTAAGGAAATTATTAATCATTTAGACTGGTGGAATGACTTAATACATCCTGAAGATCAACTAAAATTCGCTGTAGCCATTGAGCAAATGAGCGAAACGAGAGAACCGATTAAGCGAAACTATCGAATAAGACGAAAAGATGGAAAGTATATTTTATTAGAAGATCTAGGCAAATTTTTTAGGGATAGTCAAGGTAAATGGGTGAGAATGGCGGGTTTCATCAAAGATATTACCGAGAGTAACCAAGTTAAAGAAAGGCTCAAAAAACAGGAGCAATCCTTTAAAAATTTAGGAGAAAATATACCAGATGCAGTGATTCGACTAGATCAAAATAATCGCTATTTATATGTTAATTCCACTGTTGAAAAAATTACCCGTCTTCCTTCAGAAAAAATTCTCGGTAAAACCTTTAAAGAAATAGGTTTACCAGACTCGGTAGTCAATTTATGGACTCAAACCCATCAAGAGGTTTTTGAAAGCGGTGAAAAGCGAATCATTGAATATGAATATCCTTCTGTTGAAGGGAAAACTTATTGGCAGAATCAAATTGTTCCAGAATTTAATCAAAAAGGTAAAATAGAAAGCCTTTTAATTATAGGTCGAAATCTTACTGAGGGAAAACAAATAGAAGAAGCTTTACGAACTAATGAAGAACAACTTCGGCTTTTAATGGATTCTTTACCCGTTTGTATTGCCTATACTGATGCCGAACAACGATATCAATTTATTAATAAAAATTATGAGCGTTGGTTTGGTCATAAAAAAGAAGAAATTTTTGGGAAAACCCTTCAAGAAGTTTTAGGACAACAAGCTTATCAAGTCGTTCGTGATAATGTAGAACGAGCGTTAAGAGGGGAACTGGTTACTTATGAAACAACAGTGCCTTATCAAGATGGAGGAAGTCGTCATGTTTTAGGGAATTTAATTCCTGATTTAGGAGAAAATAGTCAAATCAAAGGATACTATGCTCTAATTACTGATATTAGTGAACGCAAACGAATAGAAGAAAAATTACGTTATCGTCTCCTTTTAGAAACAGCCATTACTTTAGTCTCTAAAGAGTTAGCGACTTATGAACAGGTTGATTTTAAACGAATTTTACAAATTTTAGGAGTAGCAGTTAAAGCGAATCGGGTCTACCTACTCCGTTTTTATAAAAATGGGACACAAGCGAGTATGATTCATGAATGGTGCGCTCATCATATTCACCCTAAACTTAAACAATTTCAACAGATTAATGTATCAAAGTCTTCTTGGTGGTTAACACAATTACAACACCAAAAAAAGGTCTTTTATACTAATATAGATGACTTATTAGCTGAAACCGAAGAAAGTTTAACATCTAAGGGAGTTAATTCAGGCGTAGGGATTCCGATTTATCATAAATTTGGTAAATTATGGGGACAAATTGGCTTTGATAGTATAGGACAGACGCTGAAAATTTCTCCTGAAGAAGATAGTCAATTATTGCAAGTGGTGGGGGATCTTATTTATCGCTATTATGAACGAATAATGGCACAGGAAAAATTACAAGCTTCTGAATCTCTTTATTCAAGTATTTTTAATCATTCTGCTGATGCCATTTTTTTAGTCAAGGTTTTACCAGAGGGTGAATTTATTTATGAAACTGTCAATCCTGCTTATGAACAAGCTACAGGATTTTTTTTAGAGCAAATTATCAAAAAAAAACCGAGAGATATTTTCCCTCTTAGTATCGCTACTCAAACAGAACAATGGTATAGAACCTGTGTGAAATTAAAAGAAACCTTGTTTTATGAAGAAACCTTAGAATTACCGGTTGGAACAAGAATTTGGCGCACTCATTTAGTTCCTATTGCTAATTCTCAAGGGGAAATAGTGACTATACAAGGAAGTTCAAGAGATATTACAGAAGTTCGTCAAGCCATTGATGAACAAATTCGCTCTGCCAAATTTCAGCACTTATTAGCGTCTTTAACGATTAAAATTCGTCAACTTTTCCAAATTGAAGAAATTTTAGAAACCGCCGTTAAAGAAATTCAAACGACTTTAAGTGCAGATAGAGTTTTATTTTTAAAACTTAATTCTCAGGGAAGCGGGAAAGTAGTTTATGAATCGGTAGTTGATGGTTTCCCCAGTTTGTTAAATCGAGTATATGAGGATGATTGTTTTGTTCATTATTATCAAACTCAGTATGATTTTGGAGAAATTAAAGTCTGTTCTAATATCAATGAAGAAAACTTTCAAGACTGTTACCGAGAATTATTACAACAGGCTCAAATACAATCTTATTTGAATTTTCCTATTATGATTTATCAAGATTCTCAAGACTCAAAGAGTGAGATATTATGGGGAATTTTATCTGTACAACAGTGTAGAAATTATCGTCAATGGACAACCGATGAAATTGATATTCTTAAACAAATTACTACTCAGCTAAGTATTGCCCTCAAACAAGCTCAATTAAGAAAACAAGAAATGGAGCAAAGACAAGAACTAGCCCGTTCTAATCAAGATTTAGAACAGTTTGCTTATATTGTTTCTCATGATTTACAAGAACCTTTAGGAATTATTTCTAGTTATGGACAATTACTACACCGCCATTGTCAAAAACAATTAGATCCTAAAGCAGAAACCTATATTGACAGAATGCTCAATTCTGTTAAAAGAATGCGTCAACAAATTGAAGATTTATTACAATATTCCCGAATCGGAACTCGAAAACAAACCCTTCAGTTAATTGATAGTCATTCAGTTCTTAGACAAGCCATCGCTAACTTAGAAATTCCCATTAAAAAACATAACGCTCAAATAGAGATCAATTCCTCCTTACCTAACTTAAGGGTTGATCCTTCACAATTAAGACAATTGTGGCAAAATTTAATTAGTAATGCCATTAAATACCATCAAAATATTCCTCCTGTTATTAAAATTAATTGTCAACGACAAAAAGATGAGTGGTTATTTTCTATTCAAGATAATGGGATTGGAATTAACCCCCGATATTATGAGCGAATTTTTCAAGTTTTTCAACGCTTACATACTCAAGAAGATTATCCGGGTACAGGAATTGGATTAGCGATTTGCCAGCGTATTGTTCATCGTCATGGAGGACGTATTTGGGTAGAGTCAGAATTAGGTCAAGGGTCTACTTTCTATTTTACTATTGCTGACAATAAAGACTAA
- the truB gene encoding tRNA pseudouridine(55) synthase TruB, with translation MLGFLNLNKPGGWTSHDCVAKIRRLLKIKRVGHGGTLDPAATGVLPIAVGKATRLLPFLPEKKAYQARIRLGVTTNTDDLQGEILQIGSANHLTLEQIDPLLRQFIGEIEQIPPAFSAISQGGKRLYELARKGELVTPPSRIVHVEKINILDWYPGEHPELELEIICGGGTYIRSIARDLGNLLGVGGTLANLIRTQSCGLELSKSLTLADLETQQHQGNLPLIFPQLALKHLLTISLSAPEARRWCQGQSIVIINSIKLPQSQSVQVVGENGDFLGIGEIATVNISDDREQTLIPKVVLS, from the coding sequence ATGTTAGGTTTTCTCAATCTTAACAAACCCGGCGGCTGGACTTCTCATGATTGTGTCGCTAAAATTCGACGACTGTTAAAAATTAAACGGGTTGGTCATGGGGGAACTCTCGATCCGGCGGCCACGGGAGTTCTGCCGATTGCGGTAGGAAAAGCCACTCGTCTACTGCCATTTTTACCGGAAAAAAAAGCCTATCAAGCTCGTATTCGCTTAGGCGTGACCACAAACACCGATGATTTGCAAGGAGAAATCCTTCAAATTGGGTCAGCTAATCATTTAACCTTAGAACAAATTGACCCTTTATTACGTCAATTCATTGGGGAAATTGAACAAATTCCCCCCGCTTTTAGTGCTATTTCTCAAGGAGGAAAACGGTTATATGAATTAGCTCGTAAAGGAGAATTAGTGACCCCCCCTAGTCGTATTGTTCACGTTGAGAAAATTAACATTTTAGATTGGTATCCAGGAGAACACCCAGAATTGGAACTAGAAATCATTTGTGGAGGAGGGACTTATATTCGCTCAATTGCACGAGATTTAGGCAACTTACTAGGGGTAGGAGGGACTTTAGCTAATTTAATTCGCACTCAAAGTTGTGGACTCGAACTTAGCAAAAGTTTAACTTTAGCCGACCTGGAAACTCAACAACATCAAGGGAATTTACCGCTCATTTTTCCTCAACTTGCCCTTAAGCATTTGTTAACAATCTCTTTATCTGCTCCCGAGGCTAGACGTTGGTGTCAAGGGCAATCAATTGTTATAATTAATTCTATTAAATTACCTCAATCCCAATCTGTACAAGTTGTTGGAGAGAACGGAGATTTTTTAGGCATCGGTGAAATAGCCACTGTAAATATTTCCGACGATAGAGAGCAAACTTTAATTCCGAAAGTAGTATTAAGCTAG